Genomic DNA from Gracilinanus agilis isolate LMUSP501 unplaced genomic scaffold, AgileGrace unplaced_scaffold31619, whole genome shotgun sequence:
gaaggaaggaaggaaggaaggaaggaaggaaggaaggaagaaaagaaatagtggAGGTATAACTTTACCCATGAGGAAAATGGAGCCAAATGACTTGCCAGGAATGACATAGCTAATAAAGgatagagctgggatttgaacccaggattttagGGAGTCAAGTCACTATTCTTTCTACCAAATAAGGGGTTCTTAGCCCCAAACCTACAGAGGGGATTTCAGGGAGTTTATAATTTTGgatgaaaaaatatatctatttctattttgaacAATCTCTAACTGAACATTAACATTTAATTCAATGATctaaaagcattattttgagGAGTCCGTAGGCTTCACTGGATTAACACAGACATCTATGACctacaaaaaagttaagaacctctgctcaaGAATCTAAaccatattatcttttttttaaaaaaaccactttactttctgtcttagaattgatactgatatattgattccaggacagaagaacaataaagggtGGGCacctggagttaagtgacttgcccagggtcacacagataggaagtgtctgcagttaGATTTGAAATCctgacctcctatctccaggtctggtgctctatccaatgagccacttcGCTGCCCCTACACCATACTAACTTTGAACATTTTACTGATTATATATCTAGAACTAACATATATCTAGAACTAAAAGGACCTTATGGGTCAACAAATCCAACACTCtaattatagatgagaaaagggaggcacaaagaagttaaatgatttgccctaaTATCACACTGATtctaggcaggatttgaatccaggtcctgtgACTCCAGTTGTAGTGCTTTTCTCACAATTGCTGAGGCCAATCCATCCATCAACAAATGCTTCTTAAGCACCTAGAGTCTGCCAGGCaccttgatatatatatataagtaagaCCCTGATGCCTCTGCCAGGTGATCAAAGCCAGGGTGGGTAGCATGGGTGAGGGACCATTTGGCTGAGGTCTCCTGTGTGCTCTGGCAGGGTACCATCACTTGTGCCTCAGGAGTGAGAGCAACATGCCCCTCACCATGCCCGCCCTCTTCATTTTCCTGGAGATGAAAGATTACGTGCCTGACACATGGGCAGGTAGGAGCCCCCTGAGTCCCAGGACTTTGATGGGTGGGCAAACATGGCAGACTGGAGGAGGAAAAGCAGAGCAGGAGCTTGGATCCCTCCACTGTTCTATGGTCCAGAGAAGGGATTGAGGATAACTCCTGGTGGTCTTGGGGCAGAGAAGGGAGGTAGGCAAGTGATGGGAGGGCACCATCCTACTCCTACCCCTGGAGCACTCCCATAATGTCACCCTCTGCCCATAGATCTCACTGTGGCTCTTGCCAACCCCATTAAATTCTTCAATGCTCAAGACAAGAAGTCAGTAAAGCTGAAGGAAACAGAGAACAACCCACCTGAGGTGAGTTTTCCTGGGTACCGAGTAGGAGGAGGCAGATGGGCATTGGGATGGATTCAGTCCCTAAAGGAGTTCTCTTGCcttatgggggtggggagagagggggcGGGAGATGAAGGGGGTTTAGGGGATAGGGATGGGTCCCCCGTGGGgatcttccctccctctcccccagtgGGAGAGAATTCCTGAGGAGAGCAGCCCCATGCTTCTAAGAAAAGGGAGCATCAGCATGCCTAGGACCTCTGCTAACCACCctgacctctcctctctcctgagCAGAAGCCTTTGCCACCCAGGAACTCAGCTGTGGGCCAGGTCAATGGGGCCCTCACTTCCGCAGGCTCCTCCATGGCACCGCCGTCCAATGGTCCTGCAGGTACTAGGGGCCAAGCGGGCAAGATCTGAGTCAGAATTCAGGCTACGGGTATCCCACTTATCTCAGTCCTGGGTACCATATCCTTCAGCCAAACTGGACTACTCGGTTATCCTCCAAAAGCATCCTGTGCCTTCCCactctccatgatttttttttttaattttggaaagtGATTTATATAGTTTATAACATTCCTCACAATATTCTTTTTGAGGTAGAGCCTGTGGAAATGATTAGCATTATttggcagataaagaaactgaggcttcaagaCATTAAGTGATTGGCCCATTGTCTGTTATctagtaaatgttaaaaatgctcagttttgggggcagctgggtggctcagtggattgagagccaagcctagagacaggagatcctgggttcgaatctgacctcagacacttcctagcttgggtGACGTTTACTGCTTAGCCAtaactattcttctgccttgaaaccaatacacagtattgattctaagatggaaggtaagggtttttttttttttaatgctcagtTTCCTTGAGAGccatagagacgggaggtcctaggttcagatctgacctcagacactccccagctgtgtgaccctgggcaagtcacttgacccctattgcctaccctcaccactcttctgccttggagccaagggtttaaaaaaataaataaataaaaataaggtatgtaacatagttttaaaaaaatgctcagtTTCCTATGCCTAGATTGCCCTTCCTTGCCCCTGTGCCCTCCCTCATCTGTTGAATTCCTATCCATCCTTTAAAGCCCATCTCAAATGCCACTTCTTttatgaagtcttccctgatgcCTATAATCCCCTTTCCATTTAAATAAcattagggattttttttcatttctgaaatgcAGAATGCAATACCAGATAGTATGATTATTTATGTTTATTCCTTATTTCCCTGTTAAACCTTTAACTCTGTTCATTCAGGCAGCATGACTTAGCTAAATTCTATATTTTCCCAAGTGACTAGCATGGTGTGGTGCACACATTAGACcagaaattcttttattttaattttaatattttaatattttccccaaaaaacatgtaaaacaatttttaacatttaaaaaaaatcttgggttccaaattctctccctcccacccaatCTCTCTTTTCTCACTGGGATGGTAAGCAATCCAATATAGATTTAGGCCAGAGATTCTTAACTTATGGTCTGTGAACTTGATTTttttaccaaaaatttttttaatgatttcaagaaaattggttttctttgtaatcctatctATTGTAtcttatgcattaaaaaaaattcttaccttccctcttagaatcagtactctgcattggttccaaggtaaggactaggcaagtgggGATAAGTGTCacccaagctaggaagtgtttgaggtcaaatttgaacccaggacctcctatctctagacctgactctctatccactgagctacctagttgcccctatcttatatatttgaaatcaTTATGCTGAGAGGTTCATTAGACTGCCCAAaaggtccatgacataaaaagtTAAGACTTCTTGAATTAGACATTTAATATgtttgttcaataaatatttcccactggaacagaatctaatatgtcagctaaaaaaaaaagtggggatagcaatcatgatctcagacaaagcaaaggtaaaaaattgatctaatcaaaCCCATAAGGAAGGAAATAGCATCTTGATAAAAGACACCATAGACAAAGAAACAATAGAAATTCTAAAcatctatgcaccaaatggcaaagcagccagattcctaaaggagaagttacatgagttataggaggaaatagacagtaaaatgtTACTAGTGGGAGTTCTCAACATTctcctctcagaagtagataaatccaaccaaaaaataaacaagaaataagttaaggagataaatagaactttagaaaaatttgaTATGATAgccctctggagaaaactgaaagggaaaagaaaggaatataccttttttaaatgaatatccaTCCATGTATCTGTCTAGCTGGTCAGTCAGATTTGGGTGgtctctgaggggaaaaaaacaaaataaaaaaatttgttcCGGTCCCCATCCTGAACATAAGTGGGAGCCTATGGGGCCAGTATGTGCCAATCATGGGAATTTAGGCGACTTGAGAGGGTCTGTGATGCTCTTCTGTCTCCC
This window encodes:
- the LOC123254750 gene encoding 1-phosphatidylinositol 4,5-bisphosphate phosphodiesterase beta-2-like, whose product is YHHLCLRSESNMPLTMPALFIFLEMKDYVPDTWADLTVALANPIKFFNAQDKKSVKLKETENNPPEKPLPPRNSAVGQVNGALTSAGSSMAPPSNGPAVGMTWLKEEALKEAA